The segment TGGGCGAAAGCGCCATAACAAGACAGGGTTGCGATAACTACGATCAAAAACTTAAGCATGAAATGCTCCTTCCGTTCTATTCAGGAAAGCCAATCACGAGGCCGCTCACGGCCACGATACTTACAAATTTTTCCGGAGGTGCTGCAAATGGCGCAGCTTTATCAATCGCCTCCAGAGCTTGTTCATCATAATTTGGGTTACCACTAGATAAAATAATTTCACGAGACAGGATCTGTCCCTTCTCATCTATTTTTAAGCGCACCTGGGCGCGGAGAGGTTTCTTTGACAACCATTCAGGCAAAAACCAATTCTGCTTGATTTGATGATCAAGAGAAGAAAGATAACTATCGTGTTGGAGCTTATCGAGGCCTTTGAGGGCTGTTCCAGGTGACAAAATATTGCCTTTGATTTTTGTCGCTGAGGATTTAGTGTCGCCAACGCCAGCCATCTTGGCTTTAGATTCTTTTTCCTTTTCAGCCGCTTCCTCTTTCATTTTTTCGATCGCGGCCATGGCTTTCAATTTCTCGAGGGCTTCTTTTTGCTTATTCTTTTCTTTATTCAGATTGATAGCTTCGGCGTCTTTTTTCGGCGGAGCTTTGACCGGCTTTTCAGCCTTTTCTACTTTAGCTTCTTTTGGAGGAGCCTTCGGAGCCGGTTCCGGTTTTGGCGGAGCAGGCTTTGCAGCTTCTTCTTGTTTTGGTGGAAGCTGTTGGTCTTGCATTTTATCAGGCAGGCCCACGAGGTCTACGCGAACTGCTGCTGAATAATCGATTTTTTCAGGAGTAAAAAACGCCGCGCGAACAGTAAAGATCGCAACTAAAGCTGCGTGAAGGCCAAGAGAGACCTTCAGGCCCTTCAACAAATCGTCATCTTTAATGAGGCGTTTATTAGCAGTACTCACTTGTCTTTAGGTACCGTGATCAATCCGATATTGAATACACCGGCTGCACGAATCTCGCCCATAGCTTCGGCCACAAAACCATAGTCCACTTTTCGATCAGCCTGGATGTACACTTGTTTGTTCTTACGATTTTGAAAGATGGCTTTAATTTTAGAGCGGAGATCCGCCATAGCAATATTTTGCTTACCAGCCGTCATCTTCTGACCGGCATCAATCACTAAAACAAAAGGCTCATCATTCAACTCAACACCTGCCGAAGAGGTCTTTGGCAGATCCACTTCGATCCCTTGTTGCATCAGCGGAGTGGTCACCATGAACATGATGAGCAGAACCAGCATGACGTCAACTAGCGGGGTGACGTTGATTTCACTGAGGGTTGCGCGACTTTTTGAGCCGCCGCCAGAACTCATTCCCATGATTATCCCTGTAGCTACTCAGCTTTGAAGAAGTTTCTTTTTACGATATTCAAAAAGTCAGCGCTGAAATTATTCAATTCAATTTCTTCGCGGCGAACACGCGCGACGAAGTTGTTGTACAAGATCACGGCTGGAATCGCGGCAGCCAAGCCAATCGCCGTTGCAATGAGGGCCTCAGAGATCCCGGGAGCAACAACCGCTAAACTTGCGTTTCCAGTAGCACCAATTTTATGGAAAGAACCCATAATCCCCCAAACGGTTCCAAAGAGACCGATGAAAGGGCCGGTACTGCCTGTGGTTGCAAGCACTGTCAGGCGGGTTTCCATTTTAGCGATTTCGTTTTCAGTCGCTTTGCGGATGGAACGTTCCAAGTTATCAAGACCTGATAACTGAGGTTTGTCGTCGCTGTTCTTGCTCACAAGCGGAGAGTCTGCGAGTTTTTTCATTTCAAGATAAGCAGACTTAAAGATACGCGCCATGCTGCTCGCAGGATAGTCATCGATGTCTCCGTAAAGAGTATCGAATGAACTCACTTTCCAGAATTTATTCGTGAATTGCTCATTGGCTTCGCGAAGTTGTTTCAGCTGACGATATTTCGTGTAGGCAATCGCCCAGCAGAAAACAGAAAGTCCCACGAGAATGAGCAGAGTTAACTGCACGACGGGACTAGCTTGAGTAAGAGCATCCATCGCACTTGTATTAATAGCAACTTGTGGAGGAGCAGCGTGAGCAGATTCGACTAGAAAATTGATTGGTATATTCATAGACATTAAGGCTAAAACCAAAACGTCCAGTCGGCAACCCAGAATGCAAGACTATGGTCTAGACCAATCTAAATAATCACTGAGATTCTCGATAATTATCCCATCAGCTTTCATGCGTAGGGCGTCATCAAATTCTTTTTTATCGAGTGCAGGGCCTAAGATAATTTTCTTTTTACGTCTGCGAACTTCTTCGAGTGTAGTTTCATGAAATGCAGGGCGTCCGAGCAAAACAAACGGAGAGATAAAAACATCTCCTTTAAATGGAGTGGCCGGCAAAATCCACATCGATTCAAAAGTAAGGAAGCGCATTAGATCCGCTTGGCTGCAACCAAAGAGCCAAAAGGGTTCAAGCTCCTTCACGCTTGTCATGATGACATTGTAATTGGACTGCAGAAGAATTCGCTTTTCAGGCGAAAGACCTTTCAAGGTTTCAACAAGTCCGGTGTGCACGCCTTCCACATTGTCTAAAATGTTCAGGATAAATTTTTGCTCAGGGTATTTTGCTACGACATCACGTAGTTCGCGGATATCCGGATGGGTGTTCTTCAACTGTTGAAGCGTATAACCCATTGGTTTTGGGCCACGATAAGCTTCAATCGACATTTGCTTCGGGTCCAAATCTGTCGAGAAAACGATGATCTTCTTATCGCTGGTGGTTTCGACATCCAACCAAAACAACACATCGGGTTTTGCTTTGAGAGCGTCCTCGAGTTCTTTTTCCGTTTGAACCTTCACGATAATCGCCAGTGTCGCCACGTTTTCAAAGAACGGATGCTGGAAATCCGGGTACTGCTGACTCATCCCCCAAAGGCGGGAGGTGAGCAAAACAACAAACAAAACAACGATGGAAACGACACTGATAAACAGAACTCTCATAGTGCTAATGGGTCTATCATGAAGGGGTCTTTGAAGCATCTTCATTAAGTAAGGCTTTTTGAGCCCGGATTAGCTCCATTATGGAACCATCTTGGGCTTCCGGTTTATTTGCTTAAATACATGAAATATTTAGCCATTTTAAAAATCTTAAAAAACCTGTAATATACGCTAAAAAAAGGCGTACTTACTTCTTGCGCTTTAGAATTCTTTCATTTAGTTTGCATCACACTTTCACTCCGTTAACGACCTGGAAGTGTTGAGGATAGGACCTATGAACAAACTCAATCGCAAACTCGAATATGCTCTGATGGCTTTAAAGCACATGAGCGCAAAAATACCGGGTGAGCTCACATCAGCCAAAGAAGTGTCTGAACAATTCAGCACTCCGTTTGATGCTACCGCACGCGTAATGCAGGCGATGGCCCAAAAGGGACTTCTGCGTGCCGAGCATGGAGCTTTCGGTGGTTATCAAATCACGAAAGATCTTAGCAAGGTCACGATGCTCCAACTTCTAGAGATCATCGAAGGTCCTACGGCGATGGTGAAGTGCATGTACAAGGAAAGCCCTTGTGAAATTCAAGGCACGTGCAACATCGTTTCTCCAGTTCAGCTTTTACAATCAAAACTGAATGAATTCTACGGCAACATCACTCTGAAAGAGCTTCTCTTGGAAGCGGCTAGCGGAGCTAAAGTAGCGAAGCGCAAACCAGTAGCAGAGGAGGCGCTCAATGGATAATTCGACAAAACCGGCACAAACTCTGCCGGATACAGAGTACAAATGGGGTTTCACGACCGATATCGAAACCGATACGGTTGGTAAAGGTCTCAATGAAGATGTCATTCGTTTGATCTCTTCAAAGAAAAACGAACCAGAGTGGATGCTTGATTATCGTCTGAAAGCTTTCCGCTATTGGATGACTCTCACTGAGCCGACGTGGGCGCATGTGAATTATCCTAAGATCGATTTCCAGGATATTTGCTATTACTCGGCTCCGAAGAAAAAAGCCGACGGTCCAAAATCCATGGACGAGCTCGATCCTGAGTTGATTAAGACTTTTGAAAAGCTCGGTATTCCACTGACTGAGCAAAAACGTATTTCCGGCATCGCGGTTGATGTGGTGTTTGACTCCGTCTCTGTCGGTACGACTCATAACGAAGTGCTTGAGAAGGCGGGCGTGATTTTCTGCTCGATCTCTGAAGCGATTCAAAAGCATCCAGATCTCGTTAAAAAATACTTGGGCTCCGTTGTGCCAATTACTGACAACTACTATGCGGCTTTGAATGCGGCGGTCTTTACAGACGGTTCTTTCTGCTACATTCCTAAAGGCGTTCGTTGTCCAATCGATCTTTCGACTTACTTCCGTATCAACGCAAAAGATACCGGTCAGTTCGAGCGCACCTTGCTTGTGTGTGACGAAGGCGGTTACGTGAATTATCTCGAGGGCTGTACAGCGCCTCAGCGTGACGAAAATCAATTGCATGCGGCAGTGGTTGAGCTTGTTGCCATGGAAAAGTCTGAGATCAAATACTCGACAGTTCAAAACTGGTACACGGGCGATAAAGAAGGTAAGGGTGGTATCTACAACTTCGTAACGAAGCGTGGAAAGGCCGTTGGTAAGCATTCAAAAATTTCTTGGACGCAAGTGGAGTCCGGCTCTGCAATTACTTGGAAGTATCCTTCCGTGATCTTGCAAGGCGACTACTCTGAAGGTGCTTTCTATTCTGTAGCCCTCACACATGATTACATGCAGGCAGATACTGGCACGAAGATGATTCATATCGGTAAAAACACGAAGAGCACGATCATCTCGAAGGGTATTTCGACAGGTCACTCTTCGAATGCTTATCGTGGCCAAGTAAAAGTCATGGCTTCGGCTGAAAACGCACGTAACTACTCACAGTGTGATTCTATGCTTGTGGGTGATCAGTGCAGTGCTCACACTTATCCATATATTGAAGTGAAAAACAAATCCGCGACATTAGAGCACGAAGCAACTACTTCGCGCATCAGTGAAGATCAGATCTTCTATCTGCAATCGCGCGGTCTCAACATGGAGCAAACAATCTCTATGTTGGTCAATGGATTCTGTAAGGAAGTGTTTAAAGAGCTTCCTTTAGAGTTCTCTGTTGAAGCTGTGAAATTAATCGAAATGAAACTAGAAAATTCAGTTGGGTAATAAGATGTTAGAAATTAAGAATCTCCAAGCTAAAGTCGAAGAAAAAGAAATCCTTAAAGGTTTGAACCTCACAGTGAAAGCTGGCGAAGTTCACGCGATCATGGGCCCGAACGGCTCTGGTAAATCGACACTTTCTAAAGTCCTTGCCGGCCACCCAGCATACGAAGTCACTGGCGGCGAAGTTAAATACGAAATCAACTTCCAAATGACGAACTTGCTCGATATGGCTCCGGATGAGCGCGCTAAAGAGGGCGTGTTCTTGGCATTCCAATATCCGATCGAAGTTCCAGGTATCAGCAATTTCAATTTCTTGCATACGTCATTCAACGCGGTTTTGACTCACCAAGGTTCTGAACCAATGAATGAAGCTGATTTTCGCGTTTACGTTGAAGAGAAAATGAAGCTTGTCTCTATGAAGAAGGACTTCCTCGAGCGTCCAGTCAACGTTGGTTTCTCTGGCGGCGAAAAGAAGCGTAATGAAATTTTGCAAATGGCAGTCCTTGCTCCGCG is part of the Bdellovibrionales bacterium genome and harbors:
- a CDS encoding TonB family protein, which encodes MSTANKRLIKDDDLLKGLKVSLGLHAALVAIFTVRAAFFTPEKIDYSAAVRVDLVGLPDKMQDQQLPPKQEEAAKPAPPKPEPAPKAPPKEAKVEKAEKPVKAPPKKDAEAINLNKEKNKQKEALEKLKAMAAIEKMKEEAAEKEKESKAKMAGVGDTKSSATKIKGNILSPGTALKGLDKLQHDSYLSSLDHQIKQNWFLPEWLSKKPLRAQVRLKIDEKGQILSREIILSSGNPNYDEQALEAIDKAAPFAAPPEKFVSIVAVSGLVIGFPE
- a CDS encoding biopolymer transporter ExbD — translated: MGMSSGGGSKSRATLSEINVTPLVDVMLVLLIMFMVTTPLMQQGIEVDLPKTSSAGVELNDEPFVLVIDAGQKMTAGKQNIAMADLRSKIKAIFQNRKNKQVYIQADRKVDYGFVAEAMGEIRAAGVFNIGLITVPKDK
- the tolQ gene encoding protein TolQ, with amino-acid sequence MNFLVESAHAAPPQVAINTSAMDALTQASPVVQLTLLILVGLSVFCWAIAYTKYRQLKQLREANEQFTNKFWKVSSFDTLYGDIDDYPASSMARIFKSAYLEMKKLADSPLVSKNSDDKPQLSGLDNLERSIRKATENEIAKMETRLTVLATTGSTGPFIGLFGTVWGIMGSFHKIGATGNASLAVVAPGISEALIATAIGLAAAIPAVILYNNFVARVRREEIELNNFSADFLNIVKRNFFKAE
- a CDS encoding Rrf2 family transcriptional regulator, whose translation is MNKLNRKLEYALMALKHMSAKIPGELTSAKEVSEQFSTPFDATARVMQAMAQKGLLRAEHGAFGGYQITKDLSKVTMLQLLEIIEGPTAMVKCMYKESPCEIQGTCNIVSPVQLLQSKLNEFYGNITLKELLLEAASGAKVAKRKPVAEEALNG
- the sufB gene encoding Fe-S cluster assembly protein SufB, whose product is MDNSTKPAQTLPDTEYKWGFTTDIETDTVGKGLNEDVIRLISSKKNEPEWMLDYRLKAFRYWMTLTEPTWAHVNYPKIDFQDICYYSAPKKKADGPKSMDELDPELIKTFEKLGIPLTEQKRISGIAVDVVFDSVSVGTTHNEVLEKAGVIFCSISEAIQKHPDLVKKYLGSVVPITDNYYAALNAAVFTDGSFCYIPKGVRCPIDLSTYFRINAKDTGQFERTLLVCDEGGYVNYLEGCTAPQRDENQLHAAVVELVAMEKSEIKYSTVQNWYTGDKEGKGGIYNFVTKRGKAVGKHSKISWTQVESGSAITWKYPSVILQGDYSEGAFYSVALTHDYMQADTGTKMIHIGKNTKSTIISKGISTGHSSNAYRGQVKVMASAENARNYSQCDSMLVGDQCSAHTYPYIEVKNKSATLEHEATTSRISEDQIFYLQSRGLNMEQTISMLVNGFCKEVFKELPLEFSVEAVKLIEMKLENSVG
- the sufC gene encoding Fe-S cluster assembly ATPase SufC, with product MLEIKNLQAKVEEKEILKGLNLTVKAGEVHAIMGPNGSGKSTLSKVLAGHPAYEVTGGEVKYEINFQMTNLLDMAPDERAKEGVFLAFQYPIEVPGISNFNFLHTSFNAVLTHQGSEPMNEADFRVYVEEKMKLVSMKKDFLERPVNVGFSGGEKKRNEILQMAVLAPRLALLDETDSGLDIDALRIVAEGVNKLRRKDNAIVLVTHYQRLLHYIKPDFVHVLANGKIIETGDYKLAETLEERGYDWLVG